In the genome of Desulfurobacterium pacificum, one region contains:
- the rimP gene encoding ribosome maturation factor RimP, producing MEEKINAIVEKVKELLLPILEEGGFELVDIEFVREPIGWVLRIYADRPGGGITISDCQWISERIGTVLDVEDVIPHSYNLEVSSPGLDRPLKSKKDFDRHIGIVVKIKTLNPMDNQRNFKGEVVSTSDTGVTVHDVSRNAEVEIPYENIKSARVDIDSLFNK from the coding sequence ATGGAAGAAAAAATCAACGCAATAGTTGAAAAGGTAAAGGAGTTACTTTTACCCATTTTGGAAGAAGGCGGTTTTGAATTGGTTGACATTGAATTCGTCAGAGAACCAATAGGCTGGGTTTTAAGAATATACGCCGACCGTCCCGGCGGAGGTATAACAATTTCAGACTGCCAGTGGATAAGCGAAAGGATAGGAACCGTTTTAGACGTTGAAGACGTTATTCCCCATTCCTATAACCTTGAAGTCTCATCTCCTGGTCTTGATAGACCGCTTAAAAGCAAGAAAGACTTTGATAGACACATAGGAATAGTTGTGAAGATTAAAACTTTAAATCCTATGGACAACCAGCGGAACTTTAAAGGAGAAGTCGTTTCAACGAGCGATACGGGCGTTACAGTCCACGACGTCTCAAGAAACGCAGAAGTAGAGATTCCGTATGAAAACATAAAGAGCGCCCGTGTGGACATAGACTCCCTGTTCAACAAGTAA
- a CDS encoding LysR family transcriptional regulator: MVDYNTLKAFKLVVDLNSFSAAAKVLNVSQPAITNRIKTLERFLGAPLFIRKGKRFVLSPYGEILYREIDAAIESFDRIRNIVIKLSKTSREKLRFAASTTVGNWFIPDIIQPFLKKEKVTLEMFIGNTEEVVHNILSRYYNLGIVEGRVEDPELNVIPIKEDRLVLVKASDSELPDEINIEEITNYSLVIREEGSGTRKLIEEMLSNFGILPNCLKVTAEIGTTTAIINFVSKNKEVFAFVPEVAVKDNPNVKIVKIHDLSIRRKFFLITHKEASYNLITKNFISYLLSFQEGTLTKGE, translated from the coding sequence ATGGTAGATTACAACACGCTCAAGGCTTTTAAATTAGTAGTTGACCTGAACAGCTTCTCGGCAGCTGCCAAAGTTCTCAACGTAAGCCAGCCGGCAATAACAAACAGAATAAAAACCCTTGAACGCTTCTTAGGCGCACCTCTCTTCATCAGGAAAGGTAAAAGGTTCGTTCTCTCTCCCTACGGTGAAATCCTCTACAGAGAGATAGACGCTGCCATAGAAAGCTTTGACAGAATCAGGAACATCGTCATCAAACTCTCCAAAACGTCAAGAGAAAAGCTCAGATTTGCAGCAAGCACCACCGTAGGAAACTGGTTCATTCCGGACATCATCCAACCTTTCCTCAAGAAAGAGAAAGTAACCCTTGAAATGTTTATAGGAAACACTGAAGAAGTCGTTCACAACATTCTTTCAAGGTACTACAACTTAGGCATTGTAGAAGGCAGAGTAGAAGACCCAGAACTCAACGTTATACCTATAAAAGAAGATAGGCTCGTTTTAGTAAAAGCTTCCGATAGCGAATTACCCGACGAAATCAACATAGAAGAAATCACCAACTACAGCTTAGTCATAAGAGAAGAAGGCTCCGGAACAAGAAAACTCATAGAGGAAATGCTCTCCAACTTCGGAATCTTGCCCAACTGCCTCAAAGTAACGGCTGAAATAGGAACAACAACTGCCATAATCAACTTCGTTTCAAAAAACAAGGAAGTGTTCGCATTTGTCCCCGAAGTCGCAGTTAAGGATAACCCGAACGTTAAAATCGTTAAAATTCATGACCTTTCAATAAGAAGAAAGTTCTTCCTCATAACCCACAAAGAAGCTTCCTACAACCTAATAACAAAGAACTTTATAAGTTACCTATTATCCTTCCAAGAAGGCACGCTAACGAAGGGGGAATAG
- a CDS encoding HEAT repeat domain-containing protein: MKNPTPTSYILTIIGILTTLFLSPVAQAFPQGSQQVQSPKLFKLNSSDPTERKLAVYYLSESGNPQLVKKFCEMLLNDKSTDVRATVAERLGDYYYTNKEAENCLLKALKKEKNKAVIKNIVYAISNFDDVKAGKVLCRFLNSKDPDIRRTAIVGLIKFQGLCDKQLFELLKKDKNADEKVLLARILGMHKYKPAKPYMKKLLKSPKPEDVLAALNFFKYYPDKTVNKTVEKILRNTEDQKIEEAAFDVLVASNDPAFYSTIETYLLQPQFQKRFALRLPSFKGNIPPKVLKLLLQSDDTTSRIAALTYIGEHKLKGYCDYVKQNVYNKSADVQAAAIWALGKAGCQDAVKILCDIISNYNLDDDVRANAAQALSFLPKKTLKKNLNLIKEVYKNEFLDDIKDTIMKAIKKATSS; this comes from the coding sequence TCAATCACCAAAGCTCTTTAAACTCAACAGCAGCGACCCAACAGAACGCAAATTAGCAGTTTACTACCTATCAGAAAGCGGCAATCCGCAGTTAGTAAAAAAGTTCTGTGAAATGCTCTTAAACGACAAAAGCACCGACGTAAGAGCAACCGTCGCAGAGAGGTTGGGGGATTACTACTATACAAACAAAGAAGCCGAGAACTGCCTACTCAAAGCTCTAAAAAAAGAGAAAAACAAAGCAGTGATAAAGAACATCGTTTACGCCATCAGCAATTTTGACGACGTAAAAGCAGGAAAAGTCCTCTGCAGATTTCTAAACAGCAAAGACCCGGATATCAGAAGAACTGCCATAGTAGGACTAATAAAGTTCCAAGGTTTGTGCGACAAGCAGCTCTTTGAACTACTCAAAAAAGACAAGAACGCAGACGAAAAAGTACTGTTAGCAAGAATCTTAGGAATGCACAAGTACAAACCGGCAAAACCTTACATGAAAAAACTCCTAAAATCACCAAAACCGGAAGATGTATTAGCCGCTCTCAACTTCTTCAAGTACTATCCTGACAAAACGGTCAACAAAACCGTTGAAAAAATACTCAGAAATACAGAAGACCAAAAAATAGAAGAAGCTGCTTTTGACGTTTTGGTAGCTTCAAACGACCCTGCCTTCTACAGCACAATAGAAACCTATCTGCTGCAACCTCAATTCCAGAAACGTTTTGCTCTGAGATTGCCGAGCTTCAAAGGCAACATACCTCCTAAAGTCCTCAAACTACTCCTTCAAAGCGACGATACAACCTCCCGTATAGCAGCTCTTACCTACATTGGAGAACACAAGTTAAAAGGCTACTGCGACTACGTAAAACAGAACGTTTATAACAAATCCGCAGACGTTCAAGCAGCAGCTATATGGGCTTTAGGCAAAGCAGGCTGTCAGGATGCCGTAAAAATTCTGTGCGACATAATATCCAACTACAACCTTGATGACGACGTAAGAGCAAACGCTGCCCAAGCTCTAAGCTTCCTGCCCAAGAAAACTCTTAAGAAGAACTTAAATTTAATAAAGGAAGTTTATAAGAACGAATTCTTGGACGACATCAAAGATACCATAATGAAAGCTATCAAGAAGGCAACCAGCAGTTAA